Proteins from a genomic interval of Leifsonia shinshuensis:
- a CDS encoding DNA polymerase IV: MGRADGSDRRVTTADVDDADATILHVDMDAFFASVELLDRPDARGKPAIVGHAGGRGVVTSATYEARRFGVRSAMPVSQALRLCPTAIILPPHYEKYTEYSGKVMDIFHEVTPLVEPLSIDEAFLDVAGARRLLGSPRRIAELIRSRVREETGLTCSVGVAGTKFMAKLASGHAKPDGLLVIPPAETVAYLRPLPVGALWGVGASTQASLERMGMRTVADLADAPLTVLQRAVGDATAHRLHELANGRDPRRIVTASREKSIGHENTFSVDVEDADTLRRELLRLSGRVGERLRKHGMVGRTIAIKVRFSDFRTITRSRTLAEPTNVGRRLFEEAWDVFEALDLHLKDTPIRLIGVRAEQLADAGGDALALWDPDEEWREAERTLDAVSARFGRGTIGPASLVRRSRDAEQAERDGRNPRWLSD; encoded by the coding sequence ATGGGCAGGGCGGACGGCAGCGACCGGCGGGTGACGACCGCCGACGTCGACGACGCCGACGCCACGATCCTGCACGTCGACATGGACGCCTTCTTCGCCTCCGTCGAGTTGCTCGACCGCCCGGACGCGCGCGGCAAGCCCGCGATCGTCGGCCACGCCGGCGGCCGCGGGGTCGTCACCAGCGCCACGTACGAGGCGCGCCGCTTCGGCGTGCGCAGCGCCATGCCGGTCTCCCAGGCGCTGCGGCTGTGCCCGACCGCGATCATCCTGCCGCCGCACTACGAGAAGTACACCGAGTACTCCGGCAAAGTGATGGACATCTTCCACGAGGTGACGCCGCTGGTGGAGCCGCTGAGCATCGACGAGGCGTTCCTCGACGTCGCCGGCGCCCGGCGGCTGCTCGGCTCGCCGCGCCGCATCGCCGAGCTGATCCGCTCGCGGGTGCGCGAGGAGACCGGCCTCACCTGCTCGGTCGGCGTCGCCGGCACGAAGTTCATGGCCAAACTCGCCTCCGGCCACGCCAAGCCCGACGGCCTGCTCGTCATCCCTCCCGCCGAGACGGTGGCCTACCTCCGGCCGCTGCCGGTCGGCGCGCTCTGGGGCGTCGGCGCCAGCACGCAGGCCTCCCTGGAGCGGATGGGCATGCGGACGGTCGCCGACCTCGCCGACGCACCGCTGACCGTCTTGCAGCGCGCGGTGGGCGACGCGACGGCGCACCGGCTGCACGAGCTCGCCAACGGGCGCGACCCGCGGCGCATCGTGACGGCGTCCCGTGAGAAGAGCATCGGGCACGAGAACACCTTCTCGGTCGACGTGGAGGACGCCGACACGCTGCGCCGCGAGCTGCTGCGGCTCTCCGGCCGGGTGGGCGAGCGCCTGCGCAAGCACGGGATGGTGGGCCGCACCATAGCGATCAAGGTGCGGTTCTCCGACTTCCGCACCATCACCCGCTCCCGCACCCTCGCGGAGCCGACCAACGTCGGCCGTCGGCTGTTCGAAGAGGCCTGGGACGTCTTCGAGGCGCTCGACCTCCACCTGAAGGACACCCCGATCCGCCTGATCGGCGTGCGGGCCGAGCAACTCGCCGACGCGGGCGGCGACGCGCTCGCGCTCTGGGACCCGGACGAGGAGTGGCGGGAGGCCGAGCGGACGCTCGACGCGGTGAGCGCGCGGTTCGGGCGCGGCACCATCGGGCCCGCCTCGCTGGTGAGGAGGTCGCGCGACGCCGAGCAGGCCGAGCGCGACGGACGCAACCCGCGCTGGCTGAGCGACTGA
- a CDS encoding aldo/keto reductase family protein, which produces MEFRYLGDSGLKISEIIYGNWLTHASQVENETATQCVHAALDAGISTFDTADAYANTAAEQVLGDALKGQRRQSLEIFTKVYWPTGPKGHNDTGLSRKHILESIEGSLTRLGTDYVDLYQAHRFDYETPLEETMQAFADVVRQGKALYIGVSEWTGDQLRAGHALAKQLGFQLISNQPQYSMLWRVIEKQVVPASAELGISQIVWSPVAQGVLTGKYLPGAPLPEGSRAADEKGGANAIKDFLRDDVLSSVQRLKPIADELGLTMAQLAVAWVLQNPNVSGAIVGASRPEQVASNAAAAGVRLSGDVLARIDEAVGDVAVTDPAETVSPASRVA; this is translated from the coding sequence ATGGAATTCAGATACCTCGGCGACAGCGGTCTCAAGATCTCGGAGATCATCTACGGCAACTGGCTCACCCACGCCTCCCAGGTGGAGAACGAGACGGCGACGCAGTGCGTCCACGCCGCCCTCGACGCGGGCATCAGCACCTTCGACACCGCGGACGCGTACGCGAACACGGCCGCCGAGCAGGTGCTCGGCGACGCGCTGAAGGGCCAGCGCCGCCAGTCCCTGGAGATCTTCACCAAGGTCTACTGGCCGACCGGCCCGAAGGGCCACAACGACACCGGGCTCTCGCGCAAGCACATCCTCGAGTCCATCGAGGGCTCGCTGACCCGGCTCGGCACCGACTACGTCGACCTCTACCAGGCCCACCGGTTCGACTACGAGACGCCGCTCGAGGAGACGATGCAGGCGTTCGCCGACGTCGTCCGCCAGGGCAAGGCGCTCTACATCGGCGTCAGCGAGTGGACGGGCGACCAGCTGCGCGCCGGCCACGCGCTCGCGAAGCAGCTCGGCTTCCAGCTGATCTCGAACCAGCCGCAGTACTCGATGCTGTGGCGCGTGATCGAGAAGCAGGTCGTCCCGGCCTCCGCGGAGCTCGGGATCTCGCAGATCGTCTGGTCGCCGGTCGCGCAGGGCGTGCTCACCGGCAAGTACCTGCCCGGCGCGCCGCTGCCGGAGGGCAGCCGTGCCGCCGACGAGAAGGGCGGCGCGAACGCGATCAAGGACTTCCTGCGCGACGACGTGCTCAGCTCCGTGCAGCGCCTCAAGCCGATCGCCGACGAGCTCGGCCTCACCATGGCGCAGCTCGCGGTCGCGTGGGTGTTGCAGAACCCGAACGTGTCCGGCGCGATCGTGGGCGCCTCGCGCCCGGAGCAGGTGGCCTCCAACGCGGCGGCGGCCGGCGTGCGGCTGAGCGGCGATGTCCTGGCCCGGATCGACGAGGCCGTCGGCGATGTCGCGGTGACCGACCCGGCGGAGACCGTCTCGCCCGCGAGCCGCGTGGCCTAG
- a CDS encoding DUF1697 domain-containing protein has product MLGVGLIRGINVGGNARVAKADLAAAFEAAGFEDVVTLLQSGNVVFRSSGAPTAEQAQAVAAALAQSSAVDAGVVLLAEERFRRIAADNPLLDVSDDDSRLVVTFLDHDLPDGVRAPDDAELAPEVVRLGDRAVYQWSPLGVSKSVLPAAFWRSLGPVATGRNQRTVARILAELDRRG; this is encoded by the coding sequence GTGCTCGGGGTCGGCCTGATCCGCGGCATCAACGTGGGAGGCAACGCGCGCGTCGCGAAGGCCGACCTCGCCGCCGCGTTCGAGGCGGCCGGCTTCGAGGACGTGGTCACACTGCTGCAGAGCGGCAACGTCGTGTTCCGGTCGTCCGGCGCGCCGACCGCTGAACAGGCGCAAGCGGTCGCGGCCGCGCTGGCGCAGTCGTCCGCGGTCGACGCCGGCGTGGTCCTGCTCGCGGAGGAGCGCTTCCGCCGGATCGCCGCGGACAACCCGCTGCTCGACGTCTCGGACGACGACTCCCGGCTGGTCGTGACCTTCCTCGACCACGACCTGCCCGACGGCGTCCGCGCGCCGGACGACGCGGAGCTCGCCCCCGAGGTCGTCCGCCTGGGCGACCGCGCCGTCTACCAGTGGAGCCCCCTCGGCGTCTCGAAATCGGTGCTTCCCGCCGCGTTCTGGCGCAGCCTCGGCCCGGTCGCCACCGGCCGCAACCAGCGCACCGTCGCCCGCATCCTCGCCGAGCTCGACCGGCGCGGCTGA
- a CDS encoding GNAT family N-acetyltransferase has protein sequence MDIALKPVPTLTTERLTLVPLGPGHFEGTWASLHEPEVMRLTGTHATFTEDQIREWLAGLAALDGRADWAILRTADGVHLGEAVLNDLDADNRSVGFRIMLGSPQWFGSGYGTEATRAVLEHAFGTAGLHRVELEVFAFNPRAQRAYEKAGFVVEGRRREALHWDGEWVDAIVMGCLSHVEA, from the coding sequence ATCGACATCGCACTGAAGCCCGTCCCGACGCTGACCACCGAGCGGCTGACGCTCGTCCCGCTCGGCCCCGGGCATTTCGAGGGCACCTGGGCATCCCTGCACGAGCCAGAGGTGATGCGCCTGACCGGGACGCACGCGACGTTCACCGAGGATCAGATCCGGGAGTGGCTGGCCGGGCTCGCGGCGCTGGACGGGCGGGCCGACTGGGCCATCCTGCGCACGGCCGACGGCGTCCACCTCGGCGAGGCCGTCCTCAACGACCTGGACGCGGACAACCGCTCGGTGGGCTTCCGGATCATGCTCGGTTCGCCGCAGTGGTTCGGCAGCGGGTACGGCACTGAGGCCACCCGGGCGGTGCTGGAGCACGCCTTCGGCACGGCCGGCCTGCACCGCGTCGAACTGGAGGTGTTCGCCTTCAACCCGCGCGCGCAGCGCGCCTACGAGAAGGCCGGGTTCGTCGTCGAAGGCCGCAGGCGCGAGGCGCTGCACTGGGACGGCGAGTGGGTGGACGCGATCGTGATGGGATGCTTGAGTCATGTGGAAGCGTGA
- a CDS encoding YidC/Oxa1 family membrane protein insertase, translated as MDFFSWPPIAAVLDAAYGLVTALSAAAEPVAGAAAGIVAIVVLTMIVRALLLPVGVSQVRAEYTRRRLAPALAELQRRHGKDRELLTRKTMELYQAERTSPFAGMLPLLAQLPVISLVYALFTHATIAGHANALLGEHVLGAPLGTSFVGLAGAAPVWPAFLVYAGVLVLIAAVTTVSRRVLALPQPDGSPAPTGVIRALSFLPYVTVVFAAFVPLAAAVYILTTTAWTVVERATLRRLLDPNRGRTEPSTSH; from the coding sequence ATGGACTTCTTCTCGTGGCCGCCGATCGCGGCCGTCCTCGACGCGGCCTACGGCCTCGTCACCGCCCTCTCCGCCGCCGCAGAGCCCGTCGCGGGCGCGGCCGCCGGCATCGTGGCGATCGTCGTCTTGACGATGATCGTCCGCGCCCTCCTCCTCCCCGTCGGCGTCAGCCAGGTGCGCGCCGAGTACACCCGCCGCCGGCTCGCCCCGGCCCTCGCCGAACTGCAGCGGAGGCACGGGAAGGACCGCGAGCTCCTCACTCGCAAGACGATGGAGCTCTACCAGGCCGAGCGCACCTCCCCGTTCGCCGGGATGCTGCCGCTGCTGGCGCAGCTCCCCGTGATCTCGCTGGTATACGCGCTGTTCACGCACGCGACGATCGCCGGGCACGCCAACGCGCTGCTGGGGGAGCACGTGCTCGGCGCGCCGCTCGGCACCAGCTTCGTCGGCCTGGCCGGCGCCGCCCCGGTGTGGCCGGCCTTCCTGGTCTACGCGGGCGTCCTTGTGCTCATCGCGGCGGTGACCACCGTGTCGCGGCGCGTGCTGGCGTTGCCCCAGCCGGACGGCAGCCCAGCGCCCACCGGCGTGATCCGGGCGCTGTCGTTCCTGCCGTACGTCACCGTGGTCTTCGCCGCGTTCGTGCCGCTGGCCGCCGCCGTGTACATTCTGACCACGACGGCCTGGACCGTCGTCGAGCGCGCGACCCTGCGCCGCCTGCTCGACCCGAACCGGGGGAGGACCGAGCCATCGACATCGCACTGA
- a CDS encoding DUF6412 domain-containing protein: protein MAGLLEFVARLFAPGTGLSVLWHTVSPSATWSGGASGLVALAGLAGAIGLVAVAAAAVVRSVAALAASLRARAVWSSPLQPAAGWLLQSQSDPDADGRPRPRAPGISLPAA, encoded by the coding sequence ATGGCCGGTCTGCTGGAGTTCGTGGCGCGTCTCTTCGCGCCCGGCACCGGCCTGTCGGTGCTCTGGCACACGGTGTCGCCCTCCGCCACCTGGTCCGGGGGCGCGTCCGGACTCGTCGCCCTCGCCGGTCTCGCCGGAGCGATCGGGCTCGTCGCGGTCGCCGCCGCGGCGGTCGTGCGCTCGGTCGCCGCGCTCGCGGCCTCCCTGCGGGCCCGCGCCGTCTGGTCGAGCCCGCTGCAGCCCGCCGCCGGCTGGCTCCTGCAGAGCCAGTCCGACCCGGACGCCGACGGCCGTCCGCGCCCGAGAGCTCCGGGCATTTCCCTGCCGGCCGCGTAG
- a CDS encoding SDR family oxidoreductase, producing MSRIAIVGAHGKVAQQLMRVLYDRGDEFVGIVRSDEHAEDVYRLGGEGHVLDIEQADSGAIAKAIVGCDAVVFTAGAGAGSGVARKRTVDYAGSVKSAEAAASAGIRRFVQVSAWGVDAPVAEDADPQWRAYVEAKREADEALRASGLDWTILRPGGLTFDEGTGAIQLGESVPRGTIPREDVARLIAVCLTEPATIGRTWEVISGDVPIEEAVHALTAAQ from the coding sequence ATGAGTCGAATCGCGATCGTCGGTGCCCACGGAAAAGTCGCCCAGCAGCTCATGCGGGTGCTCTACGACCGGGGGGACGAGTTCGTCGGCATCGTCCGCAGCGACGAGCACGCCGAGGACGTCTACCGCCTGGGCGGAGAGGGGCACGTGCTCGACATCGAGCAGGCCGACTCCGGCGCCATCGCCAAGGCCATCGTCGGCTGCGACGCCGTCGTCTTCACCGCGGGCGCCGGGGCGGGCTCCGGGGTCGCACGCAAGCGCACCGTCGACTATGCGGGCTCCGTGAAGTCCGCCGAGGCGGCGGCCTCCGCGGGCATCCGGCGCTTCGTCCAGGTGAGCGCCTGGGGCGTCGACGCCCCGGTGGCCGAGGACGCCGACCCGCAGTGGCGCGCGTACGTCGAGGCCAAGCGGGAGGCCGACGAGGCGCTCCGCGCCTCGGGACTCGACTGGACCATCCTCCGTCCGGGCGGCCTGACCTTCGACGAGGGCACCGGCGCGATCCAGCTCGGCGAGAGCGTGCCGCGCGGCACCATCCCGCGCGAGGACGTCGCGCGGCTGATCGCCGTCTGCCTGACCGAGCCCGCCACGATCGGCCGCACCTGGGAGGTCATCTCCGGCGACGTCCCGATCGAGGAGGCCGTGCACGCGCTGACGGCGGCCCAATAG
- a CDS encoding long-chain-fatty-acid--CoA ligase: protein MTGYSDRPWVSAYAPDVPADIELPEGSLAHLIDDSVATYGKHVALEFFGATTTYAELGDQIARAAEGLRKRGVRKGDRVALVLPNCPQHVVAFYAALRLGAVVVEHNPLYTPRELRHQFEDHGATVAIVWDKVAPMVQELPADLGVATVISVDITRGMPASKRFALRLPIPAARKAREQLTAKASGTVPWETLVSSRRLKASVPRPERDDLALIQYTSGTTGRPKGVMLSHLNLAVNAAQARAWVPTIERGSSVVYAVLPLFHAYGLTLCLTFAMSMGSRLVLFPKFDPDLVLDVVKKRPATFLPAVPPIYERLVQAAEKRRVSLSGIDIAISGAMSLPQSIVDLWESKTGGYLVEGYGLSECAPVLMANPVGATRKPGTVGLALPGTELRVADPDDPTADRPFGEEGELLARGPQVFSGYWRNADESAKVLTPDGWFRTGDIVTMDEDGFVRIVDRIKELIVTGGFNVSPTEVEDALRSFEGVADVAVVGLPHRRGGEDVVAAVVMEPGASFDEEAIRAYGRDCLTAYKVPKHVVQVDELPRSIVGKVIRRKVRDQLVAQREAAGA from the coding sequence GTGACTGGTTACAGCGATCGCCCCTGGGTCTCCGCCTATGCGCCGGACGTCCCCGCCGACATCGAGCTGCCGGAGGGTTCCCTCGCCCACCTGATCGACGACTCGGTCGCGACCTACGGGAAGCACGTCGCGCTGGAGTTCTTCGGCGCGACGACGACCTACGCGGAGCTCGGCGACCAGATCGCGCGCGCCGCCGAGGGCCTGCGCAAGCGCGGCGTCCGCAAGGGCGACCGGGTCGCGCTCGTGCTGCCGAACTGCCCGCAGCACGTGGTGGCGTTCTATGCGGCGCTCCGGCTCGGCGCCGTCGTCGTCGAGCACAACCCGCTCTACACTCCGCGCGAGCTGCGCCACCAGTTCGAGGACCACGGCGCGACCGTGGCGATCGTCTGGGACAAGGTCGCGCCGATGGTGCAGGAGCTGCCCGCCGACCTCGGCGTCGCCACGGTCATCTCCGTGGACATCACCCGCGGGATGCCCGCGAGCAAGCGCTTCGCCCTCCGCCTGCCGATCCCCGCCGCCCGCAAGGCCCGCGAGCAGCTCACCGCCAAAGCGTCCGGCACCGTCCCGTGGGAGACGCTCGTCTCGTCGCGCCGGCTGAAGGCCTCCGTCCCACGCCCGGAGCGCGACGACCTCGCGCTCATCCAGTACACCAGCGGCACGACGGGGCGTCCGAAGGGCGTCATGCTCAGCCACCTCAACCTCGCCGTCAACGCGGCGCAGGCGCGGGCGTGGGTGCCGACGATCGAGCGCGGCAGCTCGGTCGTCTACGCGGTGCTGCCGCTGTTCCACGCCTACGGGCTCACGCTCTGCCTGACCTTCGCGATGAGCATGGGGTCGCGGCTGGTCCTGTTCCCCAAGTTCGACCCCGACCTGGTGCTGGACGTCGTGAAGAAGCGCCCGGCGACCTTCCTGCCCGCCGTCCCGCCGATCTACGAGCGTCTCGTGCAGGCGGCGGAGAAGCGCCGGGTCTCGCTCTCCGGCATCGACATCGCGATCTCCGGCGCGATGAGCCTCCCGCAGAGCATCGTCGACCTCTGGGAGTCCAAGACCGGCGGCTACCTGGTGGAGGGCTACGGCCTCTCCGAGTGCGCCCCCGTGCTGATGGCGAACCCGGTCGGCGCGACCCGCAAGCCCGGCACGGTCGGCCTCGCGCTGCCGGGCACCGAGCTGCGCGTCGCCGACCCGGACGACCCGACGGCCGACCGGCCGTTCGGCGAGGAGGGCGAGCTGCTCGCCCGCGGTCCGCAGGTGTTCTCGGGCTACTGGCGCAACGCCGACGAGTCGGCCAAGGTGCTCACCCCCGACGGCTGGTTCCGCACCGGCGACATCGTCACGATGGACGAGGACGGCTTCGTCCGCATCGTGGACCGCATCAAGGAGCTCATCGTCACCGGCGGCTTCAACGTCTCCCCGACCGAGGTGGAGGACGCGCTGCGCAGCTTCGAGGGGGTCGCCGACGTCGCCGTGGTCGGCCTCCCGCACCGCCGCGGCGGCGAGGACGTGGTCGCCGCCGTCGTGATGGAGCCGGGCGCGTCGTTCGACGAGGAGGCCATCCGCGCCTACGGGCGGGACTGCCTGACGGCGTACAAGGTGCCGAAGCACGTGGTGCAGGTGGACGAGCTGCCGCGCAGCATCGTCGGCAAGGTCATCCGCCGCAAGGTCCGCGACCAGCTCGTGGCGCAGCGGGAGGCTGCGGGCGCCTGA
- a CDS encoding PaaI family thioesterase: MPTMSGLEYLQKMIAGELPAPPIANLMGMTLTEAELGRAVFVCEPDESHYNPIGTVHGGLVCTLLDSAIGCAVHSTLAQGQGYTSIEIKVNYLRPVFASSGALTASATVTKPGNRVAFADGVVTDGSGKTVATATGSLLVFPIG; encoded by the coding sequence ATGCCGACGATGAGCGGCCTGGAGTACCTGCAGAAGATGATCGCGGGCGAGCTGCCGGCGCCGCCCATCGCGAACCTGATGGGCATGACGCTGACGGAGGCCGAGCTCGGCAGGGCGGTGTTCGTCTGCGAGCCCGACGAGTCGCACTACAACCCGATCGGGACGGTCCACGGCGGCCTGGTCTGCACGCTCCTCGACTCGGCGATCGGCTGCGCCGTGCATTCGACGCTCGCGCAGGGGCAGGGCTACACGTCCATCGAGATCAAGGTCAACTACCTGCGGCCGGTGTTCGCGAGCAGCGGCGCGCTCACCGCCAGCGCCACGGTGACCAAGCCGGGCAACCGGGTGGCGTTCGCGGACGGGGTGGTCACCGACGGGAGCGGGAAGACGGTCGCCACGGCGACGGGGTCGCTGCTCGTGTTTCCCATCGGCTGA